Proteins encoded by one window of Porphyromonas vaginalis:
- the lysS gene encoding lysine--tRNA ligase, translated as MDLHLLELSDQEIARRNSLDEIRQMGINPYPAAEYAVTAHAQEIQDQYQDEAPRMEVSIAGRVMSRRIMGKASFMELQDASGRIQVYVTRDDLCPGEDKDLYNKLFKKLLDIGDIVGVKGFVFRTQTGEISVHAEELTLLSKALRPLPIVKSKDDQVFDGFTDPELRYRRRYVDLIVNDEVKGIFIKRTKIFQSMRNFFNSRGYLEVDTPVLQSIPGGAAARPFVTHHNALDIPLYLRIANELYLKRLIVGGFEGVYEFSRNFRNEGMDRTHNPEFTCMEIYVAYKDYRWMMQMTEQMIEHICQEVLGSTAIQVGEHTIEFKPPYRRLTMIDAIQEYGGVNIDGMDEAELRKVCQDKGVEIDETMGVGKLIDELFGAVAEPHLVQPTFIIDYPKAMSPLTKEHRDRSDLTERFELFVNGKELANAYSELNDPIDQRHRFEDQLRLSERGDDEAMYIDHDFLRALEFGMPPTSGMGIGMDRLVMLLTGQESIQEVLLFPQMRPEIQPKRDKEEAYVAVGIDKTWVPLLQKAGYLTVADLTGKAPGKVMQQMMDINKKYKLGLQIPALEEISKWVGEESTK; from the coding sequence ATGGACTTACACTTACTAGAACTTAGTGACCAGGAGATAGCACGTCGCAACAGCCTAGACGAGATACGTCAGATGGGCATCAACCCTTATCCAGCAGCCGAGTATGCCGTGACGGCACATGCGCAGGAGATACAGGACCAATATCAAGATGAGGCACCTCGCATGGAGGTGAGCATCGCTGGCCGTGTTATGAGCCGACGCATCATGGGCAAGGCTTCCTTTATGGAGCTACAAGATGCCTCAGGGCGTATACAGGTCTATGTGACGCGTGATGACCTCTGCCCAGGAGAGGATAAGGATCTATACAACAAGCTCTTTAAGAAGCTTCTCGACATTGGCGACATCGTCGGTGTCAAGGGCTTTGTCTTCCGTACCCAGACGGGCGAGATCTCGGTGCATGCCGAGGAATTGACCTTGCTGAGCAAGGCACTACGTCCGCTCCCTATCGTCAAGTCTAAGGATGATCAGGTCTTCGACGGCTTTACCGATCCAGAGCTACGCTACCGCCGTCGCTACGTGGATCTGATAGTCAACGATGAGGTGAAGGGCATCTTCATCAAGCGTACGAAGATCTTTCAGTCGATGCGCAACTTCTTCAATTCGCGTGGCTATCTAGAGGTGGATACACCTGTCCTGCAGTCTATCCCTGGCGGTGCTGCGGCTCGTCCCTTCGTGACGCACCACAATGCGCTTGACATACCGCTCTACCTACGCATCGCCAATGAGCTTTACCTCAAGAGGTTGATCGTGGGTGGCTTCGAGGGCGTCTACGAGTTTAGCCGTAACTTCCGCAATGAGGGTATGGACCGAACGCACAATCCTGAGTTTACCTGTATGGAGATCTACGTCGCCTACAAGGACTACCGCTGGATGATGCAGATGACGGAGCAGATGATCGAGCATATCTGTCAGGAGGTACTAGGCTCTACGGCCATTCAGGTAGGGGAGCACACGATAGAGTTTAAGCCGCCCTATCGTCGCCTCACGATGATCGACGCTATCCAAGAGTATGGCGGGGTCAATATTGATGGCATGGACGAGGCTGAGCTACGCAAGGTGTGCCAAGATAAGGGCGTAGAGATAGATGAAACGATGGGTGTCGGCAAGCTAATCGACGAACTCTTTGGTGCCGTTGCTGAGCCACACTTGGTACAGCCCACCTTCATCATAGACTATCCTAAGGCGATGTCTCCGCTCACTAAGGAGCACCGTGATAGGAGCGATCTGACGGAGCGCTTCGAGCTATTTGTCAATGGTAAGGAGCTGGCCAATGCTTACTCAGAGCTCAATGATCCGATAGATCAGCGTCACCGCTTTGAGGATCAGCTACGTCTGAGCGAGCGTGGAGACGATGAGGCGATGTATATCGATCACGACTTCCTACGCGCTCTAGAGTTTGGCATGCCCCCTACATCTGGTATGGGTATCGGTATGGATCGTCTCGTGATGCTCCTGACGGGGCAGGAGAGTATTCAGGAGGTGCTGCTCTTCCCGCAGATGCGTCCTGAGATACAGCCTAAGCGTGACAAGGAGGAGGCTTATGTAGCCGTTGGCATTGACAAGACGTGGGTGCCACTCCTGCAGAAGGCGGGCTACCTCACTGTCGCAGACCTTACGGGCAAAGCTCCGGGCAAGGTGATGCAGCAGA